In Candidatus Moanabacter tarae, the genomic stretch CTATTGTTGCCTGCCATTGACCCGCTCCCATCCCCAAGCCAATGGCGATGTTTAAAAAGAGGAATGTCAGTTCTTCCGGTTCCTTAATGGCTGCCCTAAACCGCACAATAGAGAGTGCCCCAACCAAGCCAAGTGAAAGCGCAAGAGACGATTTCACTACGCTAATGACAATCATAACGGTCGTAGCAAGGAGAATGAAATTCCCAGAAAATCGCCGCCGATTTGTGACTGATTGGCCATAGGTAATATAGATCCGCTCTAGGAGAAAAGACAGAACGGCCGTTAAAAGAAGCAACACGAAGTACTCCAACAGAGATATATTAGCCGAAAGAGTCGTTAGATACTCTTCGAATGACTTAGGGAAATTTCTCATTTCAGTTTTTGGTTGCTATTATTTAAAGGTCCCAACTCTTCAGAAGACGGCACCCTTAGAATAATATTAAATATCGTCAAGCGCAACCCTCTCTAAGTTATCTCAAAATTCCTCATCAATTGTTTCCAATGTCGTCCAAAAATCTTCGCATTGCACTCCTTTTAATCAGACAGCAACCAGATCTCCCTTTTATCTGGAGTACTATACCCGAGGTCCACTCACAATCTTTGGACCTGGAGACTCTAAAGTTCCTGGCCAAAGTCTAGGAACTCAATTCGAGAGCTGCTAAAAGGCTGGATGTGATTTCTCCCTAGGAAAAAAGTCTGAGAATATTTTCGGGCGGCCGACCAATCACAGCCTTGCCATGCCTCGTCACAATCGGGCGCTCAATTAGAATCGGATTCTCACAAAGGATTTCAATCCATTCTTCACGCTTTCTATCGTCCCTTTCTGATATTCCCAATTCTGCACATCTAGACTCTTTGAATCGCACAATTGCGGTTGGTTCCATATCCAATTCTCGACAGATTCTATCGAGTTGCTCCGGGGATGGAGGATTCTTGAGGTATTCAACAACCTCATATCCTTCGTGCCTCTCTTGCAGTAGTGCAATAGTCGTCCGGCTTTTACTACAAGTCGGATTATGGTATATTATACAGTCTTCCACCAATGGCTGCTCTATAAGTAGGTTAAGTTTCTACTCTGGTCAAGTCTTGCACGATAGTCTCTTGTCATTAGATTAAGCCCCCAGATTCCTAAAATGGAGGATAGTCACCAGGGGATTTCCTCGAAATATTGGGTTGTCATTCCCTATATTTTTGTCCCCTTTGGGGGCGATAACCGACAAAATGACAACAATTGTAGGCGTCAGAGCAAGAGAGATACTCGACTCACGTGGTCACCCCACCGTCGAGGTCGATGTTGAATTAGAATGTGGGACTGTGGGACGTGCAGCAGTTCCCTCCGGGGCAAGCACCGGGATAAACGAAGCCTTGGAATTGCGTGACGGAGAACTGAGTCCCACAGAAGTGCCCAAGGGTATCGATGCGAAGACTCGCTATCTTGGTAAAGGAGTACTGAAAGCAGTGGAAAACGTAGACCGCGTCATTGCCCCTTCTCTTATTGGCCTCGATGCAGTCGATCAAATCGAAATTGATCGCACAATGCTCCGAAAGGACGGAACCTCAAACAAGAAAAAACTCGGCGCGAATGCTATACTTGGAGTGTCCCTTGCCACTGCCAAAGCTGCTTCCAAAGCTCTAAATCTCCCTCTTTACCGCTATCTTGGGGGACCGAATGCAAAGGTGTTGCCGGTCCCTATGATGAACATCCTTAACGGTGGCTCCCATTCTGATGCACCCATTGATATTCAGGAATTTATGATCATGCCTATTGGGGCCAAAAGCTTTCGTGAGGCCTTGAGAATGGGGGCAGAGGTATTCCACTCTCTTAAATCGGTTCTTAAAAGAATGGGCCTCTCCACCGCACTTGGCGACGAAGGTGGGTTTGCTCCCAATCTGGAAAGCAACGAAGCTGCACTCAAAGTTATAGCTACTGCCGTCATGAAAGCTGGATTCGATCTCGGCAACGATATCCAAATCGCACTAGACGTTGCTGCTTCCGAATTCTTTGATAATGAGACTGGAAAGTACATTTTCAAAAAATCGGACAACTCGAAACACTCCATCGATGAGATGATCGGGTTCTACAAGGAATTAAAGAAGCGTTATTCTATTTTTTCAATTGAAGACGGCTGCGATGAAAGCGACTGGGAGGGATGGAAAACTCTAACCTGCGAAATGGGGCACAACACACAACTAGTGGGAGACGACCTTTTCGTTACAAATGAAAAATTCCTGAAAAAGGGGATCAGCCTGGGGGTTGCCAATTCGATTCTGATCAAGTTCAATCAAATCGGTACGCTCTCCGAGACACTCGACACTATCAAGCTTGCCAATAGAGCAGGATATGCTTCCGTGATTTCGCACCGCAGTGGAGAAACAGAAGATACAACTATCGCCGACATCGCTGTCGCCACCAATGCCGGACAGATCAAGACAGGCTCCATCAACCGGACTGACCGTGTAGCAAAGTACAATCAGCTCTTACGAATCGAAGAGGAATTGGGAGATCAGGCAGTCTACGGCGGTAAATTGTAAAGGCCCAGACTGAAAGAAACGCATGAGGATCAGCAATATTATCCCCATGCATAGACACAGATGTGTATTTTCCTAATGTATGGCTCTCAAAGCTCGTGTTTTTTTAATCCGGAAGGTTTCAATGGTGATTAATGCCCTTAGCCTGTAAGAAGATTCACCGGTCTTGTGGTAAGTGGAATAATTGATATCAGGCTCTGTCATCGCTTTCCATATTTGTGGATTCTATTTTTCTCAACCTGTTAGATTCCACCTTCCCTTATAGGTCTACCGAGGGCCCTTGCGCTCTAGAACAGAACAACATTAGGCAGGGAGTGAGTTCCCGATCAACATACGGGCCCGGATACTTCAAAAATACTGGACAAGCAGTTATTATACTACTTCACTCACCCTGAACCATGCGCGATCTCACAAAAGAATTATTCTCCAAAAAAGGCCTTGCCGTTGATTTTATCCTATCCGTCCTATGGTTTGCCTTTTTCGCTGTTACACTGAGAGAGAACGTCCCCTCGTATAAGGAGCCATACGTCACTTTTTTCGCGGTATCAACAGCCGGCTGTCTTACTGGCATCTTCTGGCTTTCTATCTCCATGTTCCGTGTAGTTCGGATCGACCAGAGACTTAGAGAAAAAGAATAGCCCTGTAGCCAGTCTTGTTACAATACTCGCGCCTCAGCCTTTCTCTTATTTCAAGGCCCGGGGTCTAGTAATTTGGAGCTGATTAAAACTGGAGCGCCGCTATCACGGTTAAGGGGAGCGTCTACGTCCGTCGTAACTGAAACTTGCTTATACACCATTCTCCGTCTTGATTTCAGTGACTTCTCTGGGTGCCTCCACCTGACCGACCTGCTGCTCCTAAAAGCGTACCAGCCACCATCTTCAATCATTTAAGCGAAGCTGAGGAAAAGTCCACGCTACTAAGCCATACTTTTTACCTAATAAAATCAACTATTCTACTACCTGATGTTGACTCGCCTCACCCAGATACATGAACCGTACTAGCCTTCGCCAGAAGACCTCGCCCGCTCTACTCGCTTGGAAATCAAAATAGATACCTCGTAGAGCAAACTCATTGGAACTGCCAGTAACATAAAGGTGAGTGGGTCTGTTGTTGGCGTAATGATCGCGGCAATCCCCAAAAAAGCTACTACACTGTAAGGACGAAATCGTTTCAATCGTTCAACGTCTAAGATACCTAGGTAGACCAGGAAAACCA encodes the following:
- the yfgD gene encoding putative protein YfgD produces the protein MEDCIIYHNPTCSKSRTTIALLQERHEGYEVVEYLKNPPSPEQLDRICRELDMEPTAIVRFKESRCAELGISERDDRKREEWIEILCENPILIERPIVTRHGKAVIGRPPENILRLFS
- the eno gene encoding Enolase, with the translated sequence MTTIVGVRAREILDSRGHPTVEVDVELECGTVGRAAVPSGASTGINEALELRDGELSPTEVPKGIDAKTRYLGKGVLKAVENVDRVIAPSLIGLDAVDQIEIDRTMLRKDGTSNKKKLGANAILGVSLATAKAASKALNLPLYRYLGGPNAKVLPVPMMNILNGGSHSDAPIDIQEFMIMPIGAKSFREALRMGAEVFHSLKSVLKRMGLSTALGDEGGFAPNLESNEAALKVIATAVMKAGFDLGNDIQIALDVAASEFFDNETGKYIFKKSDNSKHSIDEMIGFYKELKKRYSIFSIEDGCDESDWEGWKTLTCEMGHNTQLVGDDLFVTNEKFLKKGISLGVANSILIKFNQIGTLSETLDTIKLANRAGYASVISHRSGETEDTTIADIAVATNAGQIKTGSINRTDRVAKYNQLLRIEEELGDQAVYGGKL